One Candidatus Methylomirabilota bacterium genomic window carries:
- a CDS encoding glycosyltransferase family 9 protein yields MTRRPRCLVIHPGALGDVLLALPALAHLGTLEEGLMRVLATAPRFAGLLEGSGYVEETVDFDRLGLHRLFVAEPDHALLEDLAGYDAIVSWFGAADPTYRGHLLSLETRLHRPLVIGRATPSPSTPRHASRHLLETLAPWGPVPAHLPPVRLRVEPTDRAWAAAWLAARGLARDRVVVLHPGAGHPAKAWPGYGVLARRLQTAGVPAVLVTGPADTAVAARLVGGGGVPEVRVARDWPLTRLAALCEVARGFVGNDSGLSHLAAAVGCPTLVLFGPTDPRRWAPGGPPGECPHVVALAGAGVEAADPWAGVDVERVGDTLLELIAAAPAAMR; encoded by the coding sequence GTGACGCGGCGCCCGCGCTGCCTCGTCATCCACCCGGGCGCGCTCGGCGACGTCCTGCTGGCTCTCCCGGCGCTGGCTCACCTGGGGACGCTCGAGGAAGGCCTCATGCGTGTCCTGGCCACGGCGCCGCGATTCGCCGGGCTGCTCGAGGGCTCCGGATACGTCGAAGAGACGGTCGACTTCGACCGCCTCGGGCTCCACCGCCTGTTCGTCGCGGAGCCCGATCACGCGCTCCTCGAGGATCTGGCCGGCTACGACGCGATCGTCTCGTGGTTCGGCGCGGCGGATCCGACCTACCGTGGGCACCTCCTGAGCCTCGAGACGAGGCTCCATCGGCCCCTGGTCATCGGACGCGCCACGCCGTCTCCGAGCACGCCGCGGCATGCGAGCCGCCATCTGCTCGAGACACTCGCGCCGTGGGGTCCGGTGCCGGCGCACCTCCCGCCCGTCCGGCTGCGGGTCGAGCCCACCGACCGTGCGTGGGCGGCGGCCTGGCTCGCCGCGCGTGGCCTGGCCCGGGACCGGGTGGTGGTGCTCCATCCCGGTGCGGGCCACCCGGCGAAAGCGTGGCCCGGGTACGGCGTGCTGGCCCGTCGCCTCCAGACGGCCGGCGTGCCGGCGGTCCTGGTGACCGGTCCCGCGGATACCGCGGTGGCGGCGCGTCTGGTCGGTGGAGGCGGCGTGCCCGAGGTTCGGGTCGCGCGCGACTGGCCGCTGACGCGGCTCGCCGCGCTCTGCGAGGTCGCCCGTGGCTTCGTCGGAAACGACTCCGGTCTGAGCCACCTGGCGGCGGCAGTCGGCTGCCCCACGCTCGTCCTGTTCGGCCCGACCGATCCTCGCCGGTGGGCGCCCGGCGGGCCGCCCGGCGAGTGCCCCCACGTGGTCGCGCTGGCGGGGGCGGGCGTCGAGGCGGCGGACCC